The nucleotide sequence ACTCGAcatccccccccccagccccgtcccgcgagggcccccccgccccctcctgcggCGGCCCCGAGAGGGAAACTCGACACCCTCATCCGCCTTCTCGGGGCCCTTGGAAAGTCTCCCGGGGTTTCCGTGGCAGTTTCCGCTTTCGAGCCCTCGCCCGGGGCTGTGGCACAGGGCCAGCGGTGGCTTCACCTCGGCACGCCAGCCAGCCAGGGGGAAGTGGGCCGGGCGAGCCTGGAGCCCGGCTGGAGCGGACCCAGCCCATTGTGCCACCCCGCGGCCTTCCTGGCCCCCTGGCCGGGGACCCCGGGAGAGCCCGGCGCGGCACCGCACACAGGGGGCGGGTACCCGCGGAGGGACAGTGGCCGGCCGCCAAGCTGGGGGCCGTCTCCTTGGCCATCCAGCGCCCGACGGAGGGGTCACCTCGGAGCCCGGCCAGAGCCGGGGGGGGGCCACTCGGCAGACAAGGCGGTGGTGGGGGCTTCCTGCTAGAGGGGTAGACGAGGGCAGCGGGGTGGCCGGCAGCGTGGATGGCTGGGGGGACGATGGACAGATGGGTGGACAGCTGGCAGGGTGCACGGATGGACGGACGGGCGGGGTGCACGGATGGACGGACAGGCGGGGTGGGTGGACGGATGGACGGATGGACAGAGGGACacccagacagatggacagatggatggatggatggatgggtggctCGGGGAGGACAGACGGACAGTTGGATGGATGGAGGGCTGGACGGATGGACggatggtggggtgggtggatggatggatggatggacagctgGGGGAGGACAGACGGATGgctggatggacggacggacatccagacagatggatggatggtgATGGGGGTggatgaatggatggatggacagagggacggcggggaggaaggctggggggagGCCGTCCGgccagatggatggacagagctAGAAGAGGGGGGCAGGTGATGGCATTGTCTGTATGTCTGTCTGCGGGGGCGGGGACCCGTGGGCACTGCATCCCCGGGGCAAAgacccccccgtcccccccccacGCTGgtacccccagcccagccaagcccagcccagcccagccagttcCCACGGCTGCCagcggggggcagccctgggtcaCCCTTGGCCGTGGACCTCCGACGGGAGCTGGGCCGGACCCAGGACTGGTCCCAGGCCACTCCTCACGCCCCGTCCCCCGTCtcagccccacggcagggcctggctggcagtggggcctgggggtCTCTGCCCCTCTGGGCAGTACCAGCCCACCCGGCCCCAGACAGGCAGGACGGAAACCAATCCCAGCGCGCCAGCCGCTGAGGTAAAAGCAGAACCCGCCTGAAAACCCCCGGCGGGCCCCACTTCCCAGGGTGCGGGATTCCCCACGCCGGGGAGGGGGGCGTGCCTGGGGTCGCACACCCTATGGGTGACCCACATGCACAGCGAGGGGGCAATCACAGCTGGACACTGACCTGCACGCACACAGCCCCATGGGCCCCCCCCCCGCATACCCAGTCCCCCCAGACACACTGCAAGAGAGGCAAACACAACTggacactcacacacacacagtcccccctcccccgcgcacacagccccacacacacaacaAGAGAGGCAAACACaactgcacgcacacacacagccccccctgCATGTACAGCCCCACATACACAAGAGAGACAAACacaactgcacacacacacacagccccccctgCATgtacagccccacacacacaacaAGAGACCAACACAACTGCACGCACACACAAAGCACCACACACACGAGAGGCAAACacaactgcacacacacacacacacacacacacacacacacacagcccccctgcacgcagagcccccccccacacacaacaaGAGAGGCAAACacaactgcacacacacacacacacacacacacacacacagagcccccctGCACGcagagcccccccacacacacacaacaagagAGGCAAACAcaactgaacacacacacacacacgcacacgcacacagagccCCCCTGCACGcagagcccccccacacacacacaacaagagAGGCAAACacaactgcacacacacacacacacacacacacacacagagcccccctGCACGcagagcccccccacacacacacaacaagagAGGCAAACacaactgcacacacacacacacacacacacgagaggcAAACACaactgcacgcacacacacacacacacacacacacacacacacagcccccctgcacgcagagcccccccacacacacaacaaGAGAGGCAAACAcaactgaacacacacacacacacgcacacgcacacaccagcGAGAGTCTCTcccagccaggcacagccccaCGGCGGAGGGGGACCCGGGCTGCTCCAggggttccccccgcccccccgccgcttCGGCTTCTGCTTTTCACACATCTATTTCGGGCTTGTTCCTTTTCCCGCCTTTCGCCATCGGGGCAGCTCGCGGCTCGTTCCTTTCCTCCCCGTGGGCGGCCCTGCTCCGCTCGAAAATTTCCTCCCGCGTGAcggagggtggggggcgggccGGGCGGCAGGTGGATATATATCCGGGCGGGCCTCAGGGCAGCCACTTCCCAGCTCAGCCGCCACCCACAACACGCCGCAGCCCAGAAGAGCCTCCGAAGCCGCCACCACCCGCCCGGGGAAACTGAGTCGCGGCCCCTTCTGACACCGGCCGGTCCCCCGAGTTCGCCTGCTCGCAACGGCTGAGACCTCCcgtggcagcacctgaatcccccCGGGGAAACTGAGTCGCGGCCCCTTCTGACACCGGCCGGTCCCCCGAGTTCGCCTGCTCGCAACGGCTGAGACCTCCCGTGGCAGCACCTGAATTCCCCCGGGGAAACTGAGTCGCGGCCCCTTCTGACACCGGCCGGTCCCCCGAGTTCGCCTGCTCGCAGCCCTGAGACCTCCCGTGGGAGCGGCTGAATCCCCCCGGGTCACGCCACCACCTGCGCCgccggcaccagccctggagaccctggccccagcgcagcccccagccatgaGCACCGAGAGCCTGGTCTGCGACGTGGAGAAGGGGGGCATCCTCGTGGTGAGGGAGCCACGGCCCGGCCACGGGCCCTGGAAGTGCCTCAGCATCTGCTCCttcctgctggtgctgggggccaCCGCCGTCTTCGCCCTGCTGCACTTCCGGGCCGGGGGGCTCGTGCTGAGCCAGGTAAGCGCCCGGGGCCGGCCGGGCCGTGGGGCGCGTGGCCGGGATGGCGGCTGGGCCTGTGGGTGCGGGCGGGCAGGCGTGTGCGTGTTCCCCCTCCGGGCTGCGGCTGGTTTCGTCTGGGCGTGCGCCTCGTGCTGGCTGCGTTTCTCGCCTCCCGCCCCTTGGCCCGGCTACCTGGGCTCTGGTTTGTCCGGCCGCGTCACCGGCTGCCTGCGGCGTGGAGCAATGGGAGCCGCTTTGCTTCTGGGCTcacctccatctctctctccgCCAGGACCccaaagaacccaggagtccgagcCACGCCCAGCAACTCGGTGAGTACCCCCCGGTTTACTCTCCTTACACCGCCCGCCCCGGATGAAATGGCTCACACCCGCCTGACCTGTTCACTGGCCCCCGCCTGCCCCAGAGCGGCTACCAAAGGGTAACCGGCCCCGGCCAGCGGCTCTGCGGGCGTTTCCAGTTTGGCCTTGAGCAGAGCAAACGGAGCCGGGAGAAAACGGCTCGTCCCCTTGGGCAAAGCCCGGCCCTGCCGGCGTCAGCCCCCGGAAAGGCTCCAAATACCGGGCAACTAGGAAGtgggggctcctccagccccgtccccgcagccccagagctgtgccggcccggcctggcccagaTCCGGCCCTCCAGGTCTCTGCTGCCCCAGCGGGCTGTCCCCGGCAGGTGGAGGGAGCAGCGACTCCCCGGCGCTGTGCTGACCAGCAGCCAGCTCGTAGGCTCAggtcccgacccccagccccccgaGGCTGCCTAGAGACAGGGTCTGACCGTGCTTTCCCGTCCGCTGCAGGGCCCATGACGATGAAGCTGCAAGCCCAGTCGGTGAAGAAGCCGGCCGCCCACGTAGTCGGTAAGGGGGATTTCCAGCCGGGATCGGGCCGGCGCTGAGGAACTGCTCCCGAGCCTGGGTGGGTGCACGTGGGTGGGGGCTTCTGCGCCGCAGGCCCACGGAGAGGCCCAGGGTGTCTCCTCGCCGAGGCCCTGGctgccgggggggctgggggcggaaGCCGCAGGCTGAGCGGATGGCTAAGAGGACCAGGTTTTGGCCGAGTCTGGCCACGGACCGGGTGTGGAAAGCCGGGTCGCTGGGCCACAAGGGTGAGACCCGGGCTGGGCCCACGAGGGGTCGTCCTCTCCATCGGCGCAAGCCTGGGCTAACGCGGCCGTAGGGTCGGCCGGCCGCAGGGGTGCCCCAGGTCGGCTTTGCCCGCTCATGGGTGGGTGCGAGGGGCCCATCCCGCTGGGTTTTGACCTGGTACGCTGCCCTCTGTCCCTGCCAGCTTCCAGCGACGCCAAGGAGCTCCTCTGGACGGACAAGGTCATGCACACCATGATGCAGAACGGCATGAAGCTGGCGAACAACAAGCTGGTGGTCCCATCCGACGGCCTCTACTTCATCTACTCCCAGGTGGTCTTCAAGGGCAGCAGCTGCCCGGAGGAGTCCGTCCCTCTGCGGCACACCATCCTGCGCTACTCGGCGGAGTACCCGGAAAACGTCCCCTTGCTGATGGCCCTCAAGTCGTTCTGCGAGGGCAGCCTGAGGGAGGAGTCGGTGTGGTTCGAATCCATCTACCAAGGGGCCGTCTTCCAGCTCACCAGGGGGGACGAGATCTCCTCGGAGATCGAGTCGGCCGAGCACCTGGATCTGAACAGCAACGGGCAGGTGTACTTTGGGGTCATCGCCTTGGAGTTAGGAGCCTCCCAGTAACGAGACGCCGTCTCCCGTCCTCGGCCGGCCTGTCGACTCTCCCACCCGCCCGGCCTCCCAGACCGGGACTGTCCCCCTGCACCTCACGCTGCCCGGCAGAGGGGCCCGAGGGGGGCCTCCTTACGCCTCTCTGCTGGCGCACTCCTGCAGGCCGGGTTGGGGCGTCGGGCGGCCGGGCCGAGGGCTCACCAAGGGCGTTGGCTCAGAAGAGGTCGGTTCAGAGCCGCAGACCCACAGAAAAGCTGCGGCTCCTACTCGTTGTGTAGTTGTGGTTGTTATTATTGGTAATTATTTgtggctatttatttatttatttatgtatttatatttattgGGTCTAACCAAGCTGGGCCGGgagagactggggggggggggctgtgtgttACACACGCAGCTACGACAAAGCTAGGCAAGTGCATGTCTGGAAAAGCCCAAGAGATTGGGCACAGCGCAATGTCTCGACAGCCGTCTgggtgtgcacgtgtgtgtgtcgGCACCGAGCCCCACAAAAGTGCAGGCAACGCTTGTGCGTTTGTGTCGCCCAGCTGCCGATACGAGACACTGGCGTGTactcacacgcacacacgcagagGCAGAGACATTGCCTTTGGGTCTTTGGCACAAACCTCCCAGACTTTTTTGGCGATTCTGGGAGTTTGTGTGTTtacaaaattgtgtgtgtgtatgtgtgtgcgtgtgcgtgcgtggaGGTCACGCAGCGTTGTGGCTGTGTGTGCCCCCACGCAAACACACCGTTGCACGTCCCTGCGGCGCTGTGAGACCTCTTGGCGTCTCACCAACTCCTCTGTCCGGCGAGAAGGCCCTCTCCACACGAGGACGGGGAGGGGTGTGACGTTGTGTCGCCCTGTGACCGGAGCAGCCGCACAACCTCACACGGCCCCGCCCTGGTGTGGCGAGTGCGTCGCGCAGCCTGGAGGAGGCCCTGGCCCCGCGTTTCTCAGGGAGCCCCCTTGGTACCCGACCGTAGGGGTCCCTTTACGTATACCATGTATACATGACCCTAGCGGGGCGGAGGGACCTCCCGCACACCGCTGGAGTTCCTAGATTTTCTCCCTATCCTGGGAGGGGCTCACGGCCTAGCGGTtggagcagggccagctgggagccaggacccctgggttccCCAGGGAGGGGGCGACGTTCTCATTGTCAGGGGTATTTGTATCTGAGATACAGTTCGCGGTCAGGACCCCGATCCCGTCTCCCTTTGGAGACTTCTGACCTGTGCAGTGTTTGCCAGGACTCCCGCAGGCGCGTGATTTCATGTGATGTCTTATTTATTGCGATTATTTATGGCGTGTTTCCTGCCCCCCGCGTGGACGGGGAGGGGAGAAAACGGTTTCTCGTCTGTTGTAAAGCGCCTGTGAAACGGACCGACCAATAAA is from Carettochelys insculpta isolate YL-2023 chromosome 22, ASM3395843v1, whole genome shotgun sequence and encodes:
- the TNF gene encoding tumor necrosis factor, whose protein sequence is MSTESLVCDVEKGGILVVREPRPGHGPWKCLSICSFLLVLGATAVFALLHFRAGGLVLSQDPKEPRSPSHAQQLGPMTMKLQAQSVKKPAAHVVASSDAKELLWTDKVMHTMMQNGMKLANNKLVVPSDGLYFIYSQVVFKGSSCPEESVPLRHTILRYSAEYPENVPLLMALKSFCEGSLREESVWFESIYQGAVFQLTRGDEISSEIESAEHLDLNSNGQVYFGVIALELGASQ